From the Permianibacter fluminis genome, one window contains:
- the mlaD gene encoding outer membrane lipid asymmetry maintenance protein MlaD: MDMRRIEILVGVFVVAGLAAMLALALKISSINRMTGDTTYRVYAKFENIGGLKVRSPVKVGGVVVGRIATIRLDQQSLTPVVEMAISTEYSQFPIDTSAKINTAGLLGEQYIALSPGGEDNILHDGDSVTETQSALVLEELISKYLFADKKPE, translated from the coding sequence ATGGATATGCGTCGGATAGAAATTCTGGTGGGTGTGTTTGTGGTGGCGGGATTGGCTGCCATGCTGGCGCTGGCGTTGAAAATCAGCAGCATCAACCGGATGACCGGTGACACCACTTATCGGGTTTATGCCAAGTTTGAAAACATTGGCGGCTTGAAAGTTCGCTCGCCGGTCAAGGTCGGCGGCGTTGTGGTGGGTCGCATTGCGACCATCCGGCTGGATCAACAAAGTCTGACCCCGGTGGTGGAAATGGCCATCAGCACGGAGTACAGCCAATTCCCGATCGATACCTCGGCCAAAATCAATACGGCAGGTTTGCTCGGTGAGCAATACATTGCGTTATCACCGGGCGGTGAGGACAACATTCTGCACGATGGCGACAGCGTCACCGAAACCCAATCGGCACTGGTGCTTGAAGAGTTGATCAGCAAATACCTGTTTGCTGACAAGAAGCCGGAATGA
- a CDS encoding MlaC/ttg2D family ABC transporter substrate-binding protein: protein MLKKLFAVMILLSAPLLATSANAGQTPDAVIRSATDAMTTRLTADKAKIAANSAHVEAIVRELVLPHVDSDAVARRVLAKHWKGATEDQQKRFTNEFQAYLVRFYAKAFANYDGEKINIVGTPELDERGNATVKTEILRKNGQPIPVAYRMAPADDSWKMYDVVIEGISLVQSKRDEFGPLITSKGLDKVIADLAGVNATANTGAAQ, encoded by the coding sequence ATGTTGAAGAAACTATTTGCTGTCATGATCTTGCTGTCGGCGCCGTTGCTGGCGACATCGGCCAACGCCGGGCAAACACCGGATGCCGTCATCCGCTCGGCAACCGATGCCATGACCACACGGCTGACCGCTGACAAGGCCAAGATCGCCGCCAACTCTGCCCATGTCGAAGCGATTGTCCGCGAGCTGGTGTTGCCACACGTCGATTCCGATGCCGTCGCCCGCCGGGTGCTGGCCAAGCACTGGAAAGGCGCAACCGAAGATCAGCAGAAGCGTTTCACCAATGAGTTTCAGGCCTATCTGGTCCGCTTCTATGCCAAGGCGTTCGCCAACTATGATGGCGAGAAAATCAATATCGTCGGCACGCCGGAACTGGATGAGCGCGGCAACGCCACCGTCAAAACCGAAATCCTGCGCAAGAATGGTCAGCCGATTCCGGTGGCTTACCGGATGGCGCCTGCCGACGACAGCTGGAAAATGTACGACGTGGTCATTGAAGGCATCAGCCTGGTGCAGAGCAAGCGTGATGAGTTTGGCCCGCTGATCACCAGCAAAGGTCTCGACAAGGTCATCGCCGATCTGGCCGGCGTCAATGCGACCGCCAATACTGGAGCTGCGCAGTGA
- a CDS encoding STAS domain-containing protein encodes MTLTEVKPGHWSAVGELTFTTSGDAWQPLQDCLSANAAGLQLDVAGLTRVDSAGLATLVAWLAIAKNRQIGVQIAGATEQLLQLARVSGVDTVLPLQWQTATAATAATAATA; translated from the coding sequence GTGACCCTGACGGAAGTGAAGCCTGGCCATTGGTCGGCAGTCGGTGAGCTGACCTTCACCACGTCGGGCGATGCCTGGCAGCCGTTGCAGGATTGTTTGTCGGCGAACGCTGCCGGCCTGCAGCTGGATGTCGCCGGTTTGACTCGGGTCGACAGTGCCGGATTGGCTACCTTGGTGGCGTGGCTCGCCATCGCGAAGAATCGTCAGATTGGCGTGCAGATTGCCGGCGCGACCGAGCAGTTGTTGCAGCTCGCCCGGGTCAGCGGTGTTGATACCGTGCTACCGTTGCAGTGGCAAACCGCGACAGCCGCGACAGCCGCGACGGCCGCGACGGCCTGA
- a CDS encoding BolA family protein, translating to MAVTVEALSARLQQAFVGDKVDVTGDGYHFQVTIVSSRFTGLRAVQKQQHVYAAVQDWIASGELHALSMRTFTPEEWSTNGNNAG from the coding sequence ATGGCGGTTACCGTTGAAGCGCTCAGTGCGCGCTTGCAACAGGCATTTGTCGGCGACAAGGTTGACGTCACCGGCGATGGTTACCACTTCCAGGTCACCATTGTCAGCAGCCGCTTTACCGGCTTGCGGGCGGTGCAAAAACAGCAACACGTTTACGCGGCCGTTCAGGATTGGATTGCCAGCGGTGAGTTGCATGCATTGAGCATGCGCACCTTCACGCCAGAGGAATGGTCCACTAACGGCAACAACGCCGGCTGA
- the murA gene encoding UDP-N-acetylglucosamine 1-carboxyvinyltransferase, with protein sequence MQKLLIDGGIPLHGDVRISGAKNAALPILFATILADAEVTLANVPHLNDITTTIALLSRLGLKITVDEKMTVTVDGRHIDHFEAPYELVKTMRASVLCLGPLLARFGQADVSLPGGCAIGARPVNLHIHGLQQMGADIVVEAGFIRARSNGRLKGAHVFFDLVSVGATENILMAATLADGTTIIENAAREPEVVDLANCLIAMGAKIEGAGTPTITVHGVERLHGCEHSIQPDRIETGTYLVAAAMTGGKVRCTHTDAHILDAVLQKLKETGAKIETGADWIELDMQGKRPKAVNLSTQPYPGFPTDMQAQFCALNAIADGAATITETIFENRFMHVMEMQRMGGHFDVQGHTVVVHGSESLTGAEVMATDLRASASLVLAALVANGETTIDRIYHIDRGYECIEEKLQGLGARIRRVS encoded by the coding sequence ATGCAAAAATTGTTGATTGATGGCGGCATCCCCTTGCATGGGGATGTTCGCATTTCTGGCGCCAAGAATGCGGCGTTGCCGATTCTGTTCGCGACCATTCTGGCCGATGCTGAAGTGACGCTGGCCAATGTCCCGCATTTGAACGACATCACCACGACCATTGCCCTGCTCAGCCGACTGGGCTTGAAGATCACGGTCGATGAAAAAATGACGGTCACCGTCGATGGGCGCCATATCGATCATTTCGAAGCGCCGTATGAATTGGTCAAAACCATGCGCGCCTCCGTGCTGTGCCTGGGCCCACTGCTGGCCCGGTTTGGTCAGGCCGATGTCTCGCTGCCGGGCGGCTGCGCCATTGGTGCCCGGCCGGTCAATTTGCATATTCATGGCTTGCAGCAAATGGGCGCTGACATTGTGGTCGAAGCGGGCTTCATTCGCGCCCGCAGCAATGGCCGCTTGAAAGGCGCGCACGTGTTTTTTGATCTGGTCAGCGTTGGCGCCACCGAAAACATTCTGATGGCGGCAACCCTGGCCGATGGCACGACGATTATTGAAAACGCGGCGCGCGAACCGGAAGTGGTCGATCTGGCCAATTGCCTGATCGCCATGGGCGCCAAAATTGAAGGCGCCGGCACGCCGACGATTACCGTACATGGCGTCGAGCGCTTGCATGGCTGCGAGCATTCGATTCAGCCTGATCGCATCGAAACCGGCACTTATCTGGTGGCCGCGGCCATGACCGGCGGCAAGGTCCGTTGTACCCATACCGATGCCCACATTCTCGATGCCGTGCTGCAAAAGCTGAAAGAGACTGGCGCCAAAATTGAAACCGGTGCGGACTGGATCGAGCTCGACATGCAGGGTAAGCGGCCGAAAGCCGTCAACCTGTCGACGCAACCCTATCCGGGCTTTCCGACGGACATGCAGGCGCAGTTCTGTGCACTCAATGCGATTGCCGACGGCGCGGCCACCATCACCGAAACGATCTTCGAAAATCGCTTCATGCATGTGATGGAAATGCAGCGGATGGGCGGGCATTTTGATGTCCAGGGCCATACGGTTGTGGTGCACGGTTCGGAGTCGTTGACCGGCGCTGAAGTCATGGCTACCGATCTGCGCGCGTCGGCCTCACTGGTACTGGCCGCGCTGGTCGCCAACGGCGAAACCACGATCGACCGGATTTACCATATCGATCGCGGCTATGAGTGCATCGAGGAAAAATTGCAGGGCTTGGGCGCGCGCATTCGCCGGGTCAGTTGA
- a CDS encoding S1C family serine protease, giving the protein MAAWLRMLLAAMLAGLLAAALTLLLQQQWRQWQQPAVAAAPVKPVAIPARTPFSYADAVAAAAPSVVSIRTAIASKPQEGNSRVSVGLGSGVIWREDGLIITNYHVVRQAEAIAVELRDGRTLRADVVGTDPATDLALLRVNADKLQAIANPKAPARVGDVVLAIGYPFLLGQTVTIGIVSATERLERGFIRLIQTDAAINRGNSGGALVNARGEWVGINSEVLPAQLGVQGIGFAIPSDYVIKIVDQILTHGRVVRGSIGFVGSGSANEIRSDDSDNKFLNAVRIDSVDPNGSAAAAGLQPGDWITHFNGELIGGVTDLLRRIADTTPGNTVQLRVWRGSEMKEFAVAVSERSPELAKPDEKPARP; this is encoded by the coding sequence ATGGCGGCGTGGTTGCGTATGCTGCTGGCGGCAATGCTGGCCGGGTTACTGGCCGCCGCCTTGACGCTGCTGTTGCAGCAGCAGTGGCGACAATGGCAACAACCCGCTGTCGCAGCGGCGCCGGTCAAACCGGTGGCGATACCCGCACGCACACCGTTCAGTTATGCCGACGCGGTCGCCGCGGCAGCGCCATCCGTGGTCAGTATTCGCACCGCCATCGCCAGCAAACCGCAGGAAGGCAACAGCCGTGTTTCCGTCGGACTTGGCTCCGGCGTTATCTGGCGCGAAGACGGTCTCATCATCACCAACTATCACGTTGTTCGACAGGCGGAAGCCATCGCAGTGGAACTGCGCGATGGCCGCACCTTGCGCGCCGATGTGGTCGGCACTGATCCCGCGACCGACCTGGCACTGCTGCGCGTCAACGCCGACAAGCTGCAAGCGATTGCCAATCCGAAAGCGCCGGCGCGCGTTGGCGATGTCGTGCTCGCCATTGGTTATCCGTTCCTGCTTGGCCAAACCGTGACCATTGGTATTGTCAGCGCGACCGAGCGACTGGAGCGCGGCTTTATCCGCTTGATTCAAACCGATGCCGCGATCAATCGCGGCAACAGCGGCGGCGCACTGGTCAATGCCCGTGGCGAATGGGTGGGCATCAACTCGGAAGTGTTACCGGCGCAGCTTGGCGTGCAGGGCATCGGCTTTGCCATTCCGAGCGACTATGTCATCAAAATCGTTGATCAAATCCTGACACATGGCCGGGTGGTGCGCGGCTCGATCGGCTTTGTTGGCAGTGGCTCGGCCAATGAAATCCGCAGCGACGACAGTGACAACAAATTCCTCAATGCCGTGCGCATCGACAGCGTGGATCCCAATGGCAGCGCCGCTGCCGCCGGCTTGCAGCCCGGCGACTGGATCACGCATTTCAATGGTGAGCTGATCGGCGGCGTGACCGATCTGCTGCGGCGCATTGCCGACACCACGCCGGGCAATACCGTGCAGTTGCGGGTCTGGCGCGGCAGCGAAATGAAAGAATTTGCGGTAGCGGTCAGCGAGCGCAGTCCGGAGCTAGCAAAGCCGGATGAAAAGCCCGCTCGGCCCTGA
- a CDS encoding Do family serine endopeptidase produces the protein MRWLSPFLLSLLSLGAMSGVAISPVGAAGLPVAVDSQPLPSLAPMLEKVSPAVVNIATSATIESPVLRDPFFGRLYKRPPRKISSLGSGVIVDAQKGLVLTNHHVIANADEITVTLFDGRELKASLIGSDDDTDVAVLKVEPKNLTAVPLADSDKLRVGDFVVAIGNPFSLGHSVTSGIVSALGRQGLGIEQYENFIQTDAAINPGNSGGALVNLRGELVGINTAIVSPGGSGNIGIGFAIPINLAVGIEQQLVQHGEVRRGALGFSGNDMSKELAEALGITQTTGVIVTEVSERTPADRAGIKTYDIITALNGKPVRNRADLFNQLGLLPADSTVSLDVLRDNRKLTVQAKLSSQLSARTDGSKIHPLLEGVVLRNRQQRGEPAGVEIVELQKRARLASFGISAGDVIVGIGRYAVDNLDDLKKLADGQRVLPLNIVRDDASYMVIVK, from the coding sequence ATGCGTTGGCTCAGCCCTTTCCTGCTCAGTCTGCTCAGCCTGGGAGCCATGTCTGGCGTTGCCATTTCCCCGGTCGGCGCCGCCGGACTGCCGGTGGCCGTCGACAGCCAGCCGCTGCCCAGCCTGGCGCCAATGCTGGAGAAAGTCAGTCCGGCCGTGGTCAATATCGCCACCAGCGCCACCATCGAAAGCCCGGTGCTGCGCGATCCGTTTTTTGGCCGCCTGTACAAGCGACCGCCACGGAAAATCAGCAGCCTCGGCTCCGGCGTCATTGTCGATGCCCAGAAAGGTCTGGTGCTGACCAACCATCACGTGATTGCCAATGCCGATGAAATCACCGTCACCCTGTTTGACGGACGCGAACTGAAAGCGAGCCTGATCGGTAGCGATGACGACACCGATGTCGCGGTATTGAAAGTCGAACCGAAAAATCTGACGGCAGTGCCGCTGGCCGATTCCGACAAATTGCGCGTCGGCGATTTTGTTGTGGCGATTGGCAACCCGTTCAGCCTCGGTCACAGCGTCACCAGCGGCATCGTCAGCGCGCTTGGCCGGCAGGGCCTTGGCATCGAGCAATACGAAAACTTCATCCAGACCGACGCCGCGATTAATCCGGGCAACTCGGGTGGCGCGCTGGTCAATTTGCGCGGCGAACTGGTCGGCATCAATACCGCCATTGTCTCGCCCGGTGGCAGCGGCAATATCGGCATCGGCTTTGCGATTCCAATCAACCTTGCGGTCGGCATCGAGCAGCAGTTGGTGCAGCATGGTGAAGTTCGCCGTGGCGCGCTTGGCTTCAGCGGCAACGACATGAGCAAGGAGCTTGCTGAAGCGCTGGGCATTACCCAGACCACCGGAGTCATCGTTACCGAAGTCAGTGAACGGACGCCAGCGGACCGGGCCGGCATCAAGACCTACGACATCATCACCGCGCTCAATGGCAAACCGGTGCGTAACCGCGCCGACTTGTTCAACCAACTGGGTCTGTTGCCTGCCGACAGCACAGTCAGTCTCGATGTGCTGCGCGACAACCGCAAGCTGACGGTGCAAGCGAAACTGTCCAGTCAATTGTCGGCGCGCACTGACGGCAGCAAAATCCATCCGCTGCTGGAAGGCGTGGTGCTGCGTAATCGGCAACAGCGCGGCGAGCCAGCCGGCGTCGAAATTGTCGAGCTGCAGAAACGCGCGCGGCTGGCCAGTTTTGGCATCAGCGCCGGCGATGTCATCGTCGGCATTGGCCGCTACGCGGTCGACAACCTCGATGATCTGAAAAAACTCGCCGATGGCCAGCGGGTGTTACCACTGAACATCGTCCGTGATGACGCCAGTTATATGGTGATCGTCAAGTAA
- a CDS encoding alpha/beta hydrolase, with translation MTAPSETLHLIDGPSGPIELRLLLPEGAPRRLAVVCHPHPLHGGTMDNKVVYTLSRFMAARGALTVRFNFRGIGKSAGTFDHGIGEQADLDAVTAWLRQQHEGTLPLWLAGFSFGSFVAAISANRLQAEQLVSIAPPVQRFDFSRHALPTCPWLIVMGDADEVVEPQAVFDWAAGLPGSARLVKMAGAGHYFHGRLIELREQLEQALPT, from the coding sequence TTGACCGCTCCCAGTGAAACACTGCACCTGATCGACGGTCCTTCCGGACCAATCGAGCTGCGCCTGCTGCTGCCGGAAGGCGCGCCGCGGCGACTTGCCGTGGTGTGCCATCCGCATCCCTTGCACGGCGGTACGATGGACAACAAAGTGGTCTATACGCTGAGCCGGTTCATGGCGGCACGTGGCGCGCTGACGGTGCGGTTCAATTTTCGTGGCATCGGCAAAAGTGCCGGCACGTTTGATCACGGCATTGGCGAGCAAGCGGATCTGGATGCCGTCACCGCCTGGTTACGTCAGCAGCACGAAGGGACCCTGCCGTTATGGCTGGCCGGTTTTTCCTTTGGCTCCTTTGTCGCGGCCATCAGCGCCAACCGACTGCAGGCCGAGCAACTGGTCAGCATTGCGCCGCCGGTGCAGCGGTTCGATTTTTCCCGGCATGCGCTGCCGACCTGTCCGTGGCTCATCGTCATGGGCGATGCCGATGAAGTGGTCGAGCCGCAAGCGGTATTTGACTGGGCGGCCGGTTTGCCCGGCTCTGCCCGACTGGTGAAGATGGCCGGCGCCGGCCATTATTTCCACGGTCGCCTGATCGAGCTGCGTGAGCAATTGGAGCAGGCGTTGCCAACGTGA
- the zapE gene encoding cell division protein ZapE, with protein sequence MAQSPLLQRYRDDVASGRRQQDGAQEKALQTLASVQKDLLRQQNSSPGLWQRLLARKPAPVRGLYMWGGVGRGKTYLMDLFFETLPFEHKQRLHFHRFMHWLHGELKRRKGEANPLAAIGAELAGKTRVLCFDEFFVTDIGDAMLLAGLLESVFSQGLTLVATSNIPPQDLYRNGLARDNFLPAIALIEQHCQVMNVDGGTDYRLRDLQQHGVYLCPDDSAAEAVLQQRFQSLCGHEYRTEPLVINDRAIHARRWGEGVAWFDFAALCESARAQADYIELARLFHTVLVSQVPALAAGKDDAARRFISLVDEFYERRVKLTLAAAVPLERIYGGDLLAFPFERTRSRLQEMQTAAYLSAAHLP encoded by the coding sequence ATGGCTCAAAGTCCCCTGTTGCAGCGCTACCGAGATGATGTCGCCAGCGGCCGTCGTCAGCAGGATGGCGCGCAAGAAAAAGCACTGCAAACCTTGGCCAGTGTGCAAAAGGATCTGCTGCGTCAGCAAAACAGCAGTCCCGGTTTGTGGCAGCGTCTGTTGGCGCGCAAGCCGGCGCCGGTTCGCGGCCTTTATATGTGGGGTGGCGTTGGCCGCGGCAAAACCTATTTGATGGATCTGTTTTTCGAAACGCTGCCGTTCGAACACAAGCAGCGGCTGCATTTCCACCGCTTCATGCACTGGCTGCATGGCGAGCTCAAACGCCGCAAAGGCGAGGCCAATCCGTTGGCGGCAATTGGTGCCGAGTTGGCGGGTAAAACCCGGGTGCTCTGTTTTGACGAGTTTTTTGTCACCGACATCGGCGATGCGATGCTGTTGGCCGGCCTGCTGGAAAGCGTGTTCAGTCAGGGCCTGACGCTGGTGGCAACGTCGAACATTCCGCCGCAGGATCTGTACCGCAACGGCCTGGCCCGCGACAATTTTCTGCCAGCCATCGCGCTCATTGAGCAACATTGCCAAGTCATGAATGTTGATGGCGGCACCGATTACCGCCTGCGCGATCTGCAGCAGCACGGGGTGTACCTGTGCCCGGACGACAGCGCCGCCGAAGCAGTATTGCAGCAGCGCTTCCAAAGCCTGTGCGGGCACGAATATCGGACCGAGCCGCTGGTCATCAATGACCGCGCGATTCACGCCCGGCGCTGGGGTGAGGGCGTGGCTTGGTTTGATTTTGCGGCGCTGTGCGAAAGCGCCCGGGCGCAAGCGGATTACATCGAACTGGCCCGCTTGTTCCATACCGTGCTGGTCTCGCAGGTGCCGGCGCTGGCGGCCGGCAAGGATGATGCGGCCCGCCGATTCATTTCGCTGGTCGACGAGTTCTATGAGCGCCGGGTCAAGCTGACCTTGGCGGCGGCGGTACCGCTGGAGCGCATTTACGGCGGCGACCTGCTGGCCTTCCCGTTTGAGCGGACCCGGTCGCGGCTGCAGGAAATGCAGACGGCGGCCTACCTGTCGGCGGCCCATTTGCCCTGA
- a CDS encoding YybH family protein, whose protein sequence is MDNKKPAGQPNLKLLNELRGAPEPVRVAVSKPADVSKPADKATESQKPADAGKSAEPVADSSKPLQPDVEAALKAVSDWAAAWSRNDVEAYLAAYAPDFQPADGSSREQWAEQRSQRIAKPRRIAVSVLQPSVRPLDDGRMQVSFRQQYRSGKLEEVGNKTLILVKSADRWLIQQERTGN, encoded by the coding sequence ATGGACAACAAGAAGCCGGCCGGGCAGCCAAACCTGAAACTGCTGAACGAGCTGCGTGGCGCGCCGGAACCGGTACGAGTGGCCGTCAGCAAGCCGGCAGACGTCAGCAAACCGGCTGACAAAGCGACGGAAAGCCAGAAACCAGCCGATGCCGGCAAGTCAGCCGAACCGGTCGCCGACAGCAGCAAGCCGTTGCAACCAGACGTTGAGGCCGCGCTGAAAGCGGTCAGCGACTGGGCTGCCGCCTGGTCGCGCAACGATGTCGAAGCCTATCTGGCCGCCTATGCACCGGATTTCCAGCCAGCAGACGGTTCCAGCCGTGAGCAATGGGCCGAGCAGCGCAGTCAGCGCATCGCCAAGCCACGCCGAATCGCGGTGTCGGTGCTGCAACCGAGTGTCCGGCCGCTCGACGACGGCCGCATGCAAGTGAGCTTCCGGCAGCAATATCGCTCCGGCAAGCTGGAAGAAGTGGGCAACAAGACCCTGATACTGGTAAAAAGCGCAGACCGTTGGCTGATACAACAAGAACGAACAGGTAACTGA
- a CDS encoding L,D-transpeptidase family protein: MRCKSGSGLPVLLAGVLLSAPFFPSLTQALERIDQPTPPTPSVETLLLEPLRKLQAGGDLSTAIADVDRVIARYPNFRLAHLIKGDLLLAHRQPLDAIGSGAPAAAPLQDLREEAMARLIRQATERPQDQVPKYLLQLTPEQRHALVIDIDHATLYVFENRDGVPVYVNDYYVSHGKNGADKVKEGDKRTPLGVYQITRELSKQKLPDFYGAGAFPLSYPNEWDKREKRQGHGIWLHGTPSNTYSRPPRASDGCVVLANPDFEALAKYVDIGSTPVIIAPHIEWTDSTGREQLRSELLSSVEDWRADWQSRDIDRYLSHYGSEFSDGKQNLANWAGRKRQVNDSKTWVEVGLRDVSVFLQPGRDDLAVVNFEQDYRSNNLSNTMRKQQYWQRENGAWRIVFEG, translated from the coding sequence ATGCGTTGTAAATCTGGTTCTGGGCTACCCGTGCTGCTAGCCGGCGTGCTGCTGTCTGCGCCGTTTTTCCCGTCGTTGACGCAAGCGCTCGAGCGTATTGATCAACCCACCCCGCCAACCCCGTCGGTTGAGACCCTGTTGCTGGAGCCGCTGCGCAAATTGCAGGCTGGTGGCGATCTCAGCACGGCCATTGCCGATGTTGATCGGGTCATTGCCCGCTACCCCAATTTCCGTCTGGCACATCTCATCAAGGGCGATTTGTTGCTGGCACATCGGCAGCCGCTGGATGCCATCGGTAGCGGCGCCCCAGCTGCGGCGCCGCTGCAGGATCTGCGTGAAGAGGCCATGGCCCGGCTGATTCGGCAAGCCACCGAGCGGCCGCAGGATCAGGTGCCGAAATATCTGCTGCAACTGACACCGGAACAGCGTCACGCGCTGGTTATCGATATCGATCACGCCACTCTGTATGTGTTTGAAAATCGCGACGGCGTGCCGGTGTATGTCAATGACTACTATGTCAGTCACGGCAAGAACGGTGCTGACAAAGTGAAGGAAGGTGACAAGCGTACGCCGCTTGGCGTCTATCAAATCACCCGGGAATTATCGAAACAAAAATTGCCGGATTTTTACGGCGCCGGCGCGTTTCCGCTGAGTTATCCCAACGAATGGGACAAGCGGGAAAAACGCCAGGGGCACGGCATCTGGCTGCATGGCACGCCGAGCAATACCTACAGCCGGCCGCCGCGCGCCAGTGATGGCTGCGTGGTGCTGGCCAATCCGGATTTCGAGGCGCTGGCAAAATATGTCGATATCGGCAGCACGCCGGTCATCATTGCCCCGCATATCGAATGGACCGACAGCACCGGCCGCGAGCAACTGCGCAGCGAATTGCTGAGTAGCGTCGAAGACTGGCGCGCTGACTGGCAGAGCCGCGATATCGATCGCTACCTGAGTCATTACGGCAGCGAGTTCTCTGACGGCAAGCAAAACCTGGCCAACTGGGCCGGGCGCAAACGTCAGGTCAACGACAGCAAGACCTGGGTCGAGGTGGGTTTGCGCGATGTCAGCGTCTTTCTGCAGCCGGGTCGGGACGATTTGGCCGTGGTCAATTTCGAGCAGGATTACCGCAGCAACAATCTCAGCAACACGATGCGCAAACAGCAGTACTGGCAGCGCGAGAACGGTGCCTGGCGGATCGTGTTCGAGGGCTGA
- a CDS encoding HU family DNA-binding protein, whose product MAAKKATKAVKKSPAKKAAPKKAPAKKAAAKPALASKGPIADKYGKSQIVTSLAESTELNRKQVSAVLDGLADLIDRHIDKKGAGEFVMPGLFKVTCVQKPATKARKGINPFTGEEVMFKAKPAKTVLKIRPLKKMKEMVA is encoded by the coding sequence ATGGCTGCCAAGAAAGCTACCAAAGCAGTGAAGAAGTCCCCGGCCAAGAAGGCCGCCCCCAAGAAAGCCCCCGCCAAGAAAGCCGCTGCCAAGCCGGCTCTGGCCAGCAAAGGCCCTATCGCCGACAAGTACGGCAAGAGTCAGATCGTCACCTCGCTGGCCGAGTCGACCGAGCTGAACCGCAAGCAAGTCAGCGCCGTGCTGGACGGCCTGGCTGACCTGATCGACCGCCACATCGACAAGAAAGGCGCTGGCGAGTTCGTCATGCCGGGCCTGTTCAAAGTCACCTGCGTGCAAAAGCCGGCCACCAAGGCCCGCAAAGGCATCAACCCGTTCACCGGCGAAGAAGTCATGTTCAAGGCCAAGCCGGCCAAGACCGTGCTGAAAATTCGTCCGTTGAAGAAGATGAAGGAAATGGTCGCCTAA
- the rplM gene encoding 50S ribosomal protein L13, which yields MKTVSAKPETVKRDWYVVDASGKTLGRLATELARRLRGKHKAEYTPHVDTGDYIVVINAEKVAVTGRKWTDKKYYDHSEYPGGMRETAYKDMVVRHPEEIIERAVKGMLPKNPLGRAMYRKLKVYAGAAHKHEAQQPKVLDI from the coding sequence ATGAAGACCGTTAGTGCCAAGCCGGAAACCGTCAAGCGCGACTGGTACGTCGTAGACGCCAGCGGCAAGACGCTGGGCCGTCTGGCCACCGAGCTTGCACGCCGTCTGCGTGGCAAGCACAAGGCCGAGTACACCCCGCACGTCGATACCGGCGATTACATCGTCGTCATCAATGCCGAGAAAGTGGCCGTCACTGGTCGCAAGTGGACCGACAAGAAATACTATGACCACTCGGAATACCCGGGCGGCATGCGCGAAACCGCGTATAAAGACATGGTGGTTCGCCACCCGGAAGAGATCATCGAGCGCGCCGTCAAAGGCATGCTGCCGAAGAATCCGCTGGGTCGCGCCATGTACCGTAAACTGAAAGTCTATGCCGGTGCTGCCCACAAGCACGAGGCACAACAGCCGAAAGTGCTGGATATCTGA
- the rpsI gene encoding 30S ribosomal protein S9 translates to MALQQNYGTGRRKSAAARVFLRPGKGNITVNDRSLDVFFGRETSRMIVRQPLVLTDMLEKFDVLVNVEGGGGTGQAGAIRLGITRALMEYDPTLRPALRAAGYVTRDAREVERKKVGLRKARKRPQYSKR, encoded by the coding sequence ATGGCACTGCAACAAAACTATGGCACTGGCCGCCGCAAGAGCGCAGCCGCACGTGTCTTCCTGCGTCCGGGCAAAGGCAACATCACGGTCAATGACCGTAGCCTCGACGTTTTCTTCGGCCGCGAAACCTCGCGGATGATCGTGCGCCAACCGCTGGTGCTGACTGACATGCTCGAAAAGTTCGACGTGCTGGTCAATGTCGAAGGCGGTGGTGGTACCGGCCAGGCCGGTGCCATTCGTCTGGGCATCACCCGTGCCCTGATGGAATACGATCCGACCCTGCGTCCGGCGCTGCGCGCTGCCGGTTACGTGACTCGCGATGCCCGCGAAGTCGAGCGTAAGAAAGTCGGTCTGCGTAAAGCCCGTAAGCGTCCGCAGTACTCCAAGCGTTAA